A stretch of Lysinibacillus agricola DNA encodes these proteins:
- a CDS encoding serine/threonine protein phosphatase: MRKENSNFKTSFLSEAGSFLQNKDYFAYTELDDVACWVAVKGLDSDQEISSAELAVKAILEKFMEKPSMSRRRIKHYLKYAQDILQAQSLRVRLKASIVIVVSDYSKMIVAVAGNSRLYHFRNGTLTFKSTDQSLAQELVNDRNRSLDISQHEERTNLLNYLGKPKDFQPFVSKKIKLMDDDVLVLCTAGFWEDVNEIEMADALEDAKEPEKYIDVLEEVLLSRQKKVVNNYTIAAIFANKVYQETNKKKMKYIKMIAAALVLALVVGGGTIFYQAKQAKKMAELTVEMKDHEKSGNLYFQDGTYDKALLEYSEGRNAAKKLKDPIHRNVLAKKLRVTDLIISGDKAAEEGKFNDALESYEKAKKEGKLIKDFGKAVVEQRIANMDTIVQIAEAVKDGDFQFEAEDYNGALETYQKARKKALTIAYTGEPEIKTKIEDTEAKIAELKKAQKELKAEGLEKSGDQSYARQEFGKAIEYYTLAQEIYQETELLSKVLGLERKVMNANDKLNPPPQAPAADTAPSDQAAPPTNEGTAASEPTDAEVMKEGK, from the coding sequence GCTCATTTTTGCAAAATAAAGATTACTTTGCCTATACAGAGCTGGATGATGTAGCCTGCTGGGTAGCTGTAAAAGGGCTAGATTCAGATCAGGAAATCAGTAGTGCTGAGCTTGCTGTAAAGGCAATTTTAGAAAAATTTATGGAAAAGCCATCCATGTCCAGACGGAGAATTAAACATTACTTAAAATATGCACAAGATATTCTTCAAGCTCAAAGCTTAAGGGTGAGATTGAAGGCTAGTATTGTCATTGTCGTCTCAGATTACTCAAAGATGATTGTTGCCGTTGCAGGAAATTCGAGATTATATCATTTCCGTAATGGGACTTTAACGTTTAAAAGCACGGATCAAAGCTTGGCGCAAGAGCTAGTGAATGATAGGAACCGTTCGCTCGATATTAGCCAGCACGAGGAAAGAACTAATTTATTAAATTATCTTGGCAAACCAAAAGATTTCCAGCCTTTTGTTTCAAAGAAAATAAAGTTAATGGATGACGATGTACTAGTGCTTTGTACAGCCGGCTTTTGGGAGGATGTCAATGAAATTGAAATGGCAGATGCGTTGGAAGATGCAAAAGAGCCTGAGAAATACATTGATGTATTAGAAGAGGTACTGCTAAGCAGGCAAAAGAAGGTTGTCAATAATTACACAATCGCAGCTATATTTGCTAATAAGGTTTATCAGGAAACAAATAAGAAAAAAATGAAATACATCAAAATGATTGCAGCTGCATTAGTGCTAGCTTTGGTCGTAGGTGGAGGCACGATTTTTTATCAGGCAAAGCAAGCCAAAAAAATGGCTGAATTGACCGTCGAGATGAAAGATCATGAAAAGAGCGGAAACCTTTATTTTCAAGATGGAACTTATGATAAGGCACTGCTGGAATATAGTGAAGGCAGAAATGCGGCCAAAAAATTGAAGGATCCAATACATAGAAATGTACTAGCTAAAAAATTAAGAGTTACCGATCTGATTATCAGTGGAGATAAAGCAGCGGAAGAAGGTAAATTTAACGATGCCCTAGAGTCATATGAAAAGGCTAAAAAAGAAGGAAAGCTTATAAAAGACTTTGGGAAAGCAGTAGTTGAACAAAGAATCGCAAATATGGATACCATTGTACAAATTGCTGAAGCTGTGAAAGATGGAGATTTTCAATTTGAGGCAGAGGATTACAATGGGGCACTTGAAACGTATCAAAAGGCAAGAAAAAAAGCCCTGACAATTGCCTATACTGGCGAACCTGAAATAAAGACAAAAATAGAAGATACAGAGGCTAAAATTGCTGAATTGAAAAAGGCCCAGAAGGAATTAAAGGCTGAAGGCTTAGAAAAAAGCGGAGATCAGAGCTATGCACGCCAAGAGTTTGGAAAAGCAATTGAATATTATACACTTGCACAGGAAATTTATCAGGAGACAGAGCTGCTGTCGAAGGTTTTAGGTCTTGAGCGAAAGGTTATGAACGCCAATGATAAATTAAATCCGCCTCCTCAAGCACCAGCTGCCGATACAGCGCCATCTGATCAGGCAGCTCCGCCTACGAATGAAGGGACAGCTGCTAGTGAGCCAACTGATGCTGAAGTGATGAAAGAGGGAAAATAA
- a CDS encoding iron-dependent peroxidase, translated as MAMNYIWDLLIKAEDEGLSKKDIYFHLAEAYSPYMELSPQLLNAQYVDQHVEVNPYYRYYGIFNGLFHPDHTSDIEFRNYLLDTGLHFLAEIDRMQGMNKREFYIRFILREIKADVFGTLVRDNIHAFTKKEQEIVALNMLRLYRTGEEIYLLKDTLKRLFKNCMIYVKSEDQDELLLYIRQKQTAQNERKVQLVQEMFLPIGFHMEVYWQYHFGIIDAEETMKLDRIALY; from the coding sequence GTGGCTATGAACTATATTTGGGATTTGCTCATTAAAGCTGAGGATGAAGGACTTTCTAAAAAGGATATTTATTTTCATCTTGCCGAAGCCTATTCACCTTATATGGAACTAAGTCCACAACTATTAAATGCACAGTATGTTGACCAGCACGTTGAAGTAAATCCGTATTATCGCTATTACGGAATTTTTAATGGTCTTTTCCATCCTGATCATACTTCAGATATAGAGTTTAGGAATTATCTTTTAGATACTGGATTGCATTTTTTAGCTGAAATTGATCGTATGCAGGGCATGAATAAGAGAGAGTTCTATATTCGTTTTATCTTAAGGGAAATCAAGGCCGATGTATTTGGTACATTGGTGCGTGACAATATTCATGCCTTTACGAAAAAGGAGCAAGAAATAGTTGCACTCAACATGCTAAGACTGTACCGGACAGGTGAAGAAATTTACTTATTAAAGGATACGCTGAAAAGGCTCTTTAAAAATTGCATGATTTATGTGAAATCGGAGGACCAGGATGAGCTGCTTTTATACATCCGTCAAAAGCAGACAGCACAGAATGAGCGAAAGGTACAGCTTGTACAAGAAATGTTTCTGCCAATAGGTTTTCATATGGAGGTTTATTGGCAATATCATTTTGGCATTATTGATGCAGAGGAAACGATGAAGCTAGATCGAATAGCTCTTTACTAA